One Poseidonibacter antarcticus genomic window carries:
- a CDS encoding EF-hand domain-containing protein produces MIDTANMGIMANLIQPTSTSISSQMISKKDSDKDSSLNIEEMGVSDDIFSAYDSDSNGLIGQSELTSAIDSAMSEFSQGMPSKEDFQSMLSAFGFENPSEDEVFSSSQEETISSILADYDADNLSKSDAQAIVSALQDEGIQASSELESAMAEAGFDAQEIGTLAGVGQGGTPPPAGGGQMSSSEVEEEFDTLDTNEDGVVSLDELQEVYGGSTSDETTLSSNQQNALDNLSVLMDMLKTGAENEESAIDTKSFDGLLKAINNQNNNSQINTYLQNTNASTLSGYA; encoded by the coding sequence ATGATAGATACAGCAAATATGGGAATAATGGCGAATTTAATTCAACCAACTTCTACTTCTATATCAAGTCAAATGATATCCAAAAAAGATTCTGATAAAGATTCTTCTCTTAACATTGAGGAAATGGGTGTTAGTGATGATATATTTTCAGCGTATGATTCTGATTCAAATGGATTAATAGGTCAATCTGAATTAACAAGTGCGATTGATTCAGCAATGTCTGAGTTTAGTCAAGGAATGCCTTCTAAAGAAGACTTTCAATCTATGCTTTCAGCTTTTGGTTTTGAAAATCCATCTGAAGATGAAGTTTTTTCTTCTTCACAAGAAGAGACAATTTCTTCAATTTTAGCAGATTATGATGCAGATAATTTAAGTAAAAGTGATGCTCAGGCTATTGTTTCAGCTTTACAAGACGAGGGGATTCAAGCCTCTTCTGAACTTGAAAGTGCAATGGCCGAAGCAGGATTTGATGCTCAAGAAATAGGAACACTTGCAGGTGTAGGACAAGGTGGAACACCTCCTCCTGCAGGTGGGGGACAAATGTCATCATCAGAAGTAGAAGAAGAGTTTGATACTCTTGATACAAATGAAGATGGAGTTGTTTCTCTTGACGAACTACAAGAAGTATATGGTGGGAGTACAAGCGATGAAACAACACTTAGTTCTAACCAACAAAATGCACTTGATAACTTAAGTGTATTAATGGATATGCTTAAAACAGGGGCTGAAAATGAAGAGTCTGCTATTGATACAAAAAGTTTTGATGGATTATTAAAAGCGATTAATAATCAAAATAATAATAGTCAAATAAATACATATTTACAAAACACAAATGCAAGCACACTTTCTGGTTACGCATAA
- a CDS encoding efflux RND transporter permease subunit, producing MGKIIEYFVNNSRLNYTLLIFILIMGIFSYIKIPKEMFSIITLDSIQVSGSYSGASADNLNNFAVIEIENQIDSISGIEEVSTTITNGSFTIEVELQDGANKQEVQDDISDAVSAAKKYLPSDMTEPTVTSVQKQASLLNIALSSNEKTKAQILEISDTIKTKLLQVPSISEITIYGDSDLEIDFYLDHKKINMYGLESDSVISAIKNLSYIYPVGQIEQTGNHVYLTANNNKFQKDLWENTIIKVNDKKVYLKDIAKITIDYPLDETISRLNGKTTVSLNVYKSEEGDSIAVANTIKSILDKYEESSKDLTISITRDSSGPVDDRIKTIIANITLGLILVGLSMHILISTRLSLIIVMGIPFSFILGLLVIETMGYSLNMISLMAILMSLGIVVDDAIIVSENIQRHLDEGAEVDDAVLNGAKEMIAPVLIAAFTTIFAFLPMLLISGEFGIFMQLIPIVISVLIFASLVESFIFLPLHAKHMLKRKDKMLDWTKAYNFYEAILHKVIHYKKTFLLMFFVTIPLITFFLVSQSRFQMMPDMVSSNVTLSFKLDESKSLEETNKITKKYEKLLLENAKKLFIKNIDTTVGRFTNVASDSETIDNGFTLTLELEDLKEDNFINHYINPVLNFSFDFEQKDKIRTTDTATAMQQIRELVTPLSKEDKVVEFNVVTSRIGIVKTDIELKLSSDDKTLLLNGINTLKTAIGNIEGTKDIADNTQLGDSEYKFSLNNYAMNLGLTDNEIATQVTSYFMEKDQGDTFNKDGVIDIITQSVYKDSIDELKHFLISVDDTKVELSQLVDFKIERNFEKIKKENGLIQKTVFANVDTKITSANEVLKQLDSTIKEIEKTGVSIGFGGEIEKSSQMASDMLKAFMVGLFLIFLTLLINFPSFKSALIILSVIPFTAFGAVVGHTIMGINLNSQSLIGMLGLAGVVINDGIIMLDFLHDTKNRHDFFIRAKQRVRPILITSITTILGLATLIFFPTGESVMLQPIAISLGFGIAWGTILNLIYVPALYATLFKIKD from the coding sequence ATGGGTAAAATAATAGAATACTTTGTGAATAATTCACGTCTTAACTACACGCTTTTAATTTTTATATTAATTATGGGTATCTTTTCTTATATCAAAATACCAAAAGAGATGTTTTCAATTATTACTTTAGATAGTATTCAAGTAAGTGGAAGTTATAGTGGAGCTAGTGCGGATAACTTAAATAACTTTGCAGTAATAGAAATAGAAAATCAAATAGATTCTATTTCAGGTATTGAAGAAGTTTCAACAACTATAACAAATGGAAGTTTTACAATAGAAGTTGAACTTCAAGATGGTGCGAATAAACAAGAAGTCCAAGATGATATAAGTGATGCAGTAAGTGCTGCTAAAAAATATCTTCCAAGTGATATGACAGAACCTACAGTAACAAGTGTACAAAAACAAGCATCTTTATTAAATATAGCTCTTTCTTCAAATGAAAAAACCAAAGCACAGATATTAGAGATTTCAGATACGATTAAAACAAAACTTCTACAAGTGCCTAGTATTAGTGAGATTACTATATATGGAGATAGTGATTTAGAAATAGATTTTTATCTTGATCATAAAAAAATCAATATGTATGGATTAGAAAGTGATTCAGTAATTAGTGCTATAAAAAACCTCTCATATATATATCCAGTTGGGCAAATTGAACAAACTGGTAACCACGTATATTTAACAGCAAATAACAATAAATTCCAAAAAGATTTATGGGAAAATACTATTATCAAAGTAAATGATAAAAAAGTTTATCTAAAAGATATTGCCAAGATTACTATAGATTATCCTTTAGATGAAACAATTTCAAGACTAAATGGAAAAACAACAGTATCTCTTAATGTATATAAAAGTGAGGAAGGTGATTCAATTGCAGTTGCAAATACTATTAAAAGTATTTTGGATAAATATGAAGAATCATCTAAAGATTTGACTATTAGTATCACAAGGGATTCTTCAGGTCCTGTTGATGATAGAATAAAAACAATTATTGCAAATATCACTTTAGGACTTATTTTAGTTGGTCTTTCAATGCATATTTTAATATCAACAAGACTTTCACTTATTATAGTTATGGGGATACCATTTTCTTTTATTTTAGGTTTATTAGTAATTGAAACAATGGGTTATAGTTTAAATATGATTTCACTAATGGCGATACTTATGTCTTTGGGAATTGTAGTTGATGATGCAATTATTGTAAGTGAAAATATACAAAGGCATCTTGATGAAGGTGCCGAGGTTGATGATGCTGTTTTAAATGGTGCAAAAGAGATGATTGCTCCTGTTTTAATTGCAGCTTTTACTACAATATTTGCTTTTCTTCCAATGCTTTTAATAAGTGGAGAATTTGGAATTTTTATGCAACTTATTCCTATAGTTATTTCTGTACTTATTTTCGCATCTTTAGTTGAGTCATTTATATTTTTGCCACTTCATGCAAAACATATGTTAAAAAGAAAAGATAAAATGCTTGATTGGACAAAAGCATATAATTTTTATGAAGCTATTTTACATAAAGTAATTCATTATAAAAAGACTTTTCTTCTTATGTTTTTTGTTACGATACCACTAATAACATTTTTTCTAGTAAGTCAAAGTAGATTTCAAATGATGCCAGATATGGTTTCTAGCAATGTAACCTTATCTTTTAAACTTGATGAATCAAAATCATTAGAAGAAACAAATAAAATTACGAAAAAATATGAAAAACTTCTTTTAGAAAATGCAAAAAAACTATTTATCAAGAATATTGATACAACAGTTGGACGATTTACAAATGTTGCAAGTGATAGTGAAACTATTGATAATGGATTTACATTAACTTTAGAACTTGAAGACTTAAAAGAAGACAACTTTATAAATCATTATATTAATCCTGTGCTAAATTTTAGTTTTGATTTTGAACAAAAAGACAAAATAAGAACTACAGATACAGCAACTGCAATGCAACAAATAAGAGAGCTTGTAACACCATTATCAAAAGAAGATAAAGTAGTCGAATTTAACGTAGTAACAAGTAGAATTGGAATAGTTAAAACAGATATAGAACTAAAACTAAGTAGTGATGATAAAACACTTTTATTAAATGGAATCAATACACTTAAAACTGCAATAGGAAATATTGAAGGTACAAAAGATATAGCAGATAATACTCAACTAGGGGATAGCGAATATAAATTCTCTTTAAATAATTATGCAATGAACTTAGGACTTACTGATAATGAAATAGCAACTCAAGTTACAAGCTATTTTATGGAAAAAGATCAAGGTGATACTTTTAATAAAGATGGAGTAATTGATATTATCACTCAATCAGTTTATAAAGATAGTATTGATGAACTTAAACATTTTTTAATATCAGTTGATGATACAAAAGTAGAATTATCACAACTTGTAGATTTCAAAATAGAGCGAAATTTTGAAAAAATCAAAAAAGAAAATGGACTAATTCAAAAAACAGTATTTGCAAACGTTGATACAAAAATTACAAGTGCAAATGAAGTATTAAAACAACTAGATTCTACTATTAAAGAGATTGAGAAAACAGGAGTAAGTATAGGTTTTGGAGGGGAGATAGAAAAAAGTTCTCAAATGGCAAGTGATATGTTAAAAGCTTTTATGGTTGGACTATTTTTAATCTTTTTAACATTACTTATAAACTTCCCATCTTTTAAAAGTGCGCTTATTATTTTATCAGTTATTCCATTTACTGCATTTGGTGCTGTTGTGGGACATACAATTATGGGAATAAATCTAAATTCACAATCACTAATAGGTATGCTAGGACTTGCTGGTGTTGTTATTAATGATGGAATTATCATGCTTGATTTTTTACATGATACAAAAAATAGACATGACTTCTTTATTCGAGCAAAACAAAGAGTAAGACCAATATTAATTACTTCAATTACAACTATATTAGGGCTTGCAACGTTAATATTTTTTCCTACAGGAGAATCTGTGATGCTTCAACCAATTGCTATTTCACTTGGATTTGGAATTGCATGGGGAACAATATTAAATCTTATTTATGTACCTGCTTTATATGCAACATTATTTAAAATAAAGGATTAG
- a CDS encoding HlyD family efflux transporter periplasmic adaptor subunit → MKKYLFILITPLMVFAQTYMAKVEPYDTFTIYSQAAGQIVQLDKSDETKVVNKTLIKQDTSLEKKELAIYNKQLSLYNKKLKILENSYKKYVTIRGKSQSEKDDKLYVIIELQISIETLKLNIKTIEDTLKKKVINAKNLYIKEFAVNKGDYVSIGSELASAYDISKSKLIVYVSEDDYKDIKNKKVLINGKENIASIEKIDKTLDETFVSAHKVTLTLKDDDFGKILKVEFVK, encoded by the coding sequence ATGAAAAAATATTTATTTATATTAATAACACCACTTATGGTATTTGCTCAAACTTATATGGCAAAAGTTGAACCTTATGATACTTTTACAATATATTCACAAGCAGCAGGACAAATCGTGCAACTTGATAAAAGTGATGAAACAAAAGTTGTAAATAAAACACTAATAAAACAAGATACAAGTTTAGAAAAAAAAGAACTTGCAATTTATAATAAACAATTAAGTTTATATAATAAAAAATTAAAAATATTAGAGAATAGTTATAAAAAGTATGTAACAATTAGAGGGAAAAGCCAATCAGAAAAAGATGATAAATTATATGTAATAATTGAACTTCAAATCTCAATAGAAACTTTAAAATTAAATATCAAAACAATAGAAGATACTTTGAAAAAGAAAGTAATAAATGCCAAAAACTTATATATAAAAGAATTCGCTGTAAACAAAGGAGACTATGTATCAATTGGCTCTGAATTAGCAAGTGCTTACGATATAAGTAAATCCAAACTAATAGTATATGTAAGTGAAGATGATTATAAAGATATAAAAAATAAAAAAGTTTTAATCAATGGAAAAGAAAATATTGCATCTATTGAAAAAATAGATAAAACTTTGGATGAAACATTTGTATCAGCTCATAAAGTAACCCTAACTTTAAAAGATGATGACTTTGGAAAAATTCTAAAAGTGGAGTTTGTAAAATGA
- a CDS encoding TolC family protein: MKKLSPVTLLTLSAFIPILAFTNESEVLSNTKQEIIKLKQEQIKQKEQSNKYDWISDVDLNASITKDEDNTKTKDYSLSISQDIFNFGGISSQMDYATQLKKMENLDLQISTKDDLNTLFSYLIDVKINDISLEQNIYYLKNSQIDIRNKKSEYKAGQLDISDLNDAIMTKNELSDTQKELELSKLVNINSIKKYTSKNYKTIEIPNVKLMTKEIYLQNATSVNYAKLDIDVNKSLYKIKKSDYLPTLAATGTYGYQDSDTIENDDYYNYGLKVSMPLSYTASSDIEQTKLDQLISQKELADELISSESTYEEAILTIKSYKDRINLALQDIKLYDELLEVNEEEYKAGYKTIDDVDTLKNSKMIRALDIKSYKLNIQKEILNLYFKM; encoded by the coding sequence ATGAAAAAATTATCACCAGTAACACTATTAACATTATCTGCATTTATACCTATCTTAGCTTTTACAAATGAAAGTGAAGTATTATCAAATACAAAACAAGAAATTATAAAATTAAAACAAGAACAAATAAAACAAAAAGAACAATCAAATAAATATGATTGGATTTCTGATGTTGATTTAAATGCAAGTATTACAAAAGATGAAGATAATACAAAAACAAAAGATTACTCTTTATCAATTTCACAAGATATATTTAACTTTGGTGGTATTAGTTCACAAATGGATTATGCAACACAACTTAAAAAAATGGAAAACTTAGATTTACAAATCAGTACAAAAGATGATTTGAATACACTTTTCTCTTATTTAATAGACGTCAAAATAAATGATATATCTTTGGAACAAAATATATATTATCTTAAAAATAGCCAAATTGATATAAGAAATAAAAAATCAGAATACAAAGCAGGGCAACTAGATATTAGCGATTTAAACGATGCAATTATGACAAAAAATGAACTAAGCGATACACAAAAAGAGTTAGAATTATCAAAACTAGTAAATATAAATAGCATAAAAAAATATACATCAAAGAACTATAAAACAATAGAAATACCAAATGTAAAACTAATGACAAAAGAAATATATCTACAAAATGCAACATCAGTAAACTATGCAAAACTTGATATTGATGTAAATAAGTCATTATATAAAATCAAAAAAAGTGATTATTTACCTACATTAGCAGCAACAGGAACATATGGATACCAAGATAGTGATACAATTGAAAATGATGATTACTATAATTATGGATTAAAAGTATCAATGCCACTTAGCTATACAGCATCAAGTGATATAGAACAAACAAAACTAGATCAACTAATAAGTCAAAAAGAGTTAGCAGATGAACTAATAAGCAGTGAATCTACATACGAAGAAGCCATCTTAACAATAAAAAGTTATAAAGATAGAATTAACCTTGCCTTACAAGATATAAAGCTATATGATGAGCTATTAGAGGTAAATGAAGAAGAATACAAGGCAGGATATAAAACAATCGATGATGTTGATACATTAAAAAACTCAAAAATGATTAGAGCACTAGATATAAAGTCATATAAATTGAATATTCAAAAAGAAATATTAAATCTATATTTTAAAATGTAG
- a CDS encoding DEAD/DEAH box helicase — protein MYLEILKKDIRNFLKNIFDFEKELLRGFLLVDSNNNAIIIDYQICDKTNPFKYNEYTKEQNSLISKYNSCYRFVIDDKKDFEEFKSIYSHIQNHDFNEDNIKQRGTNRELKEIDPTLPEAYFESAFINCYGRESLSKIRREFPVIDFKGQTRWIDYFIKHKNYNIAIEKNGETYHHPIIIGKMKYKSQLYKQNSLVAYGFKVFRWSLEGMKTTENFYDEIKKYVGNIEDLEDLQKLSVSRQIILLNHQLNSLNELEERRENGEKNFLVVLPTGTGKTEILIADIINQYKKDTDLKVLILVPTKQLKIDTIKKVNCRFENELNAEILIGEERNSQIVIQTYSWMSRYYQNFNSLDFDYVAIDEAHHAVAPTLQKVIQYFNPQMLLGLTATDKRLDEKSLAEIFGKYESNLTLVEAIKQDILSPIKAFRVQSNIDLSEVRFNGKDYYSIDLQKTVIAPSRDQLIVDIMQKYFIDKTMPFKSGLIFCVSVAHAKKVAKLLQDNEISCKAVSGNDNNSQKYIEEYQNGKIQFLTTCSLLNEGWDSPRTSIIVMARPTMSKVLYTQQIGRGTRKYKDKEALYVIDIVDNYGGAGTFKNSPWSIHALLGISEYKPWGDILNPNKLSHEEILLDGLYEEERKLEYIDIFTFEEKYADYLSDEQLARELYISTGTLRKWVKKKEVKPDVQISIGKQFLNYYEASQIDKIRKAKNLKVHSDKTIYEDFFEFIDEGTYSLSYKMIFILSLLKSIDHNGEVNLDNLLLEFKKFYQYRLDNNLKIDRNKSPFENQDFIDDNSKVKKNILANPFEKFERKRFMYHCKDLNNIAFSNILWNQINNKNDIQKIKKNFFDDLVDYYKDIDTFDIKYWKNYWEVI, from the coding sequence ATGTATCTAGAAATTTTAAAAAAAGATATTCGTAATTTCTTAAAAAATATCTTTGATTTTGAAAAGGAACTCTTGAGGGGTTTTTTATTAGTTGATTCAAATAACAATGCAATTATAATTGATTATCAAATTTGTGATAAAACAAACCCTTTTAAATACAACGAATACACAAAAGAACAAAACTCTTTAATATCAAAATATAATTCTTGCTACAGATTTGTAATTGATGATAAAAAAGATTTTGAAGAATTTAAATCTATTTATTCACATATCCAAAATCATGATTTTAATGAAGATAATATCAAGCAAAGAGGAACAAATAGAGAGTTAAAAGAAATTGACCCAACATTACCTGAAGCTTATTTTGAATCGGCATTTATTAATTGTTATGGAAGAGAATCATTATCAAAGATTAGAAGAGAATTTCCAGTCATTGATTTCAAAGGTCAAACAAGATGGATTGACTATTTTATAAAACATAAGAACTATAATATAGCAATAGAGAAAAATGGAGAGACTTATCATCATCCAATAATTATAGGGAAAATGAAGTATAAATCACAACTATATAAACAAAACTCATTAGTAGCTTATGGATTTAAAGTTTTCCGATGGTCTTTAGAAGGAATGAAAACAACAGAAAATTTTTATGATGAAATAAAAAAATATGTTGGAAATATTGAAGATTTAGAAGACTTACAAAAACTTTCAGTTTCAAGACAGATTATACTTTTAAATCACCAACTTAATTCACTCAATGAACTTGAAGAAAGAAGAGAGAATGGAGAAAAAAACTTTTTGGTTGTTCTTCCCACTGGTACAGGGAAAACAGAAATATTAATTGCTGATATCATAAACCAATATAAAAAAGATACTGATTTAAAAGTTTTGATTTTAGTTCCTACAAAACAGTTGAAAATTGACACTATTAAAAAAGTAAATTGTAGATTTGAAAATGAACTAAATGCTGAAATTCTAATTGGTGAAGAAAGAAATTCCCAAATTGTTATTCAAACATATTCTTGGATGAGTAGATATTATCAAAACTTCAATAGTTTAGATTTTGATTATGTTGCAATCGATGAAGCTCATCATGCAGTTGCACCAACTTTACAAAAAGTTATTCAATACTTTAACCCACAAATGCTTTTAGGACTAACAGCAACAGATAAAAGACTTGATGAAAAAAGTTTAGCAGAAATATTTGGTAAATATGAATCAAATTTAACTTTAGTGGAAGCTATAAAACAAGATATATTGTCACCAATCAAAGCTTTTAGAGTTCAAAGTAATATTGATTTATCAGAAGTTAGATTTAATGGAAAAGATTACTATTCAATAGATTTACAAAAAACGGTAATAGCTCCATCAAGAGATCAACTTATTGTTGATATTATGCAAAAATATTTTATAGATAAAACTATGCCATTTAAATCAGGACTGATTTTTTGTGTATCGGTTGCTCATGCAAAAAAAGTAGCAAAACTTTTACAAGATAATGAAATTTCTTGTAAAGCTGTAAGTGGAAATGACAACAACTCTCAAAAATATATTGAAGAGTATCAAAATGGAAAAATCCAATTTTTAACAACTTGTTCATTACTGAATGAAGGGTGGGATTCTCCTAGAACTTCGATAATAGTGATGGCAAGACCGACTATGTCAAAAGTTTTATATACACAACAAATAGGAAGAGGAACACGAAAATATAAAGATAAAGAAGCACTTTATGTAATTGATATAGTTGATAATTATGGAGGGGCTGGAACATTTAAAAATTCACCTTGGTCAATTCATGCGCTGTTAGGTATATCAGAATATAAACCTTGGGGTGATATATTGAATCCAAATAAATTATCTCATGAAGAAATTCTACTTGATGGACTTTATGAAGAAGAGCGAAAACTTGAATATATTGATATTTTTACATTTGAAGAAAAATATGCAGATTATTTAAGTGATGAACAGCTTGCACGAGAGCTTTATATTTCAACTGGAACATTACGAAAATGGGTTAAGAAAAAAGAAGTCAAACCAGATGTTCAGATTTCTATAGGAAAACAGTTTTTGAATTATTATGAAGCTTCACAAATAGATAAAATAAGAAAAGCTAAAAATTTAAAAGTTCATAGTGATAAAACAATTTATGAAGATTTTTTTGAGTTTATAGATGAGGGTACATATTCACTTTCTTATAAAATGATTTTTATATTGTCATTATTAAAATCTATTGATCATAACGGTGAAGTCAATTTAGATAATTTACTTTTAGAGTTTAAAAAGTTTTATCAATATAGATTAGATAATAATCTTAAAATAGATAGAAATAAAAGTCCTTTTGAAAATCAAGATTTTATCGATGATAATTCAAAAGTAAAGAAAAATATTTTAGCAAATCCATTTGAAAAATTTGAAAGAAAAAGATTTATGTATCATTGTAAAGATTTAAATAATATTGCTTTCTCAAATATTTTATGGAATCAAATCAATAATAAAAATGATATTCAAAAAATAAAAAAGAATTTTTTTGATGACCTAGTTGACTATTATAAAGATATAGATACCTTTGATATAAAATATTGGAAGAATTATTGGGAAGTAATCTAA
- a CDS encoding class I SAM-dependent methyltransferase, whose protein sequence is MEYSHTITYYENNSSSLITQYELANVDKVQNLLLKTFSTNSKLLEIGCGSGRDAGFMIQNNYNVIGIDGSKKMIEEAKMIHPELSQRLFHSILPNNLKFDKKFDGIYSIATLMHLSKNDLKQTIKNIYNILNLNGRFLMSVSLFRDDIGENGFDKKGRFFLVLKIDEWIEICESVGFRIIETKINKDGLNRDGIEWLTLIAKK, encoded by the coding sequence TTGGAATATTCACATACTATAACTTATTATGAAAATAACTCATCCTCCCTTATAACTCAATATGAATTAGCAAATGTAGATAAAGTCCAAAATCTTTTATTAAAAACATTTTCTACAAACTCCAAATTACTTGAAATTGGTTGTGGTTCAGGTCGAGATGCTGGATTTATGATTCAGAATAACTATAATGTTATAGGAATTGATGGATCAAAAAAGATGATTGAAGAAGCAAAAATGATTCACCCTGAATTATCACAAAGACTATTTCATAGTATTTTGCCAAATAATTTAAAATTTGATAAAAAATTTGATGGAATTTATTCAATTGCAACACTAATGCATTTATCAAAAAATGATTTAAAACAAACAATTAAAAACATTTATAACATATTAAATTTGAATGGAAGATTTTTAATGTCAGTATCGTTATTTAGAGATGATATTGGTGAAAATGGTTTCGATAAAAAAGGAAGATTTTTTTTAGTTTTAAAAATTGACGAATGGATAGAGATTTGTGAAAGTGTAGGATTTAGAATTATTGAGACAAAAATAAATAAAGATGGATTAAATAGAGATGGAATAGAATGGCTTACCTTAATAGCAAAGAAATAG
- a CDS encoding recombinase family protein produces MPIYSYMRLSTDEDKQSNSFEIQSQAITTYAKANGLEPIVKTFKDTKSGAKLEQRLGLMELLNTIKKDDKVIVQKIDRLSRDVLQMGWIRTELARKGCELVIIDTKNDNNDPMANLMEQIVTAFADYERQMIKSRIQATMDLKKSKGEKLGGAIPFGFDVIEQDKKKVLFKNDVEQKVVASIKRYKSKGLSLGAIAKKLNERGITTKNGKEFQSMQVKRILDR; encoded by the coding sequence ATGCCTATCTATTCGTACATGAGACTATCTACAGATGAAGATAAACAGTCAAACTCATTCGAGATACAATCACAAGCTATTACAACTTATGCCAAAGCTAATGGTCTAGAACCAATCGTTAAAACATTCAAAGATACTAAGAGTGGAGCTAAACTTGAACAGAGGTTAGGGCTTATGGAATTACTAAACACAATCAAGAAGGATGATAAGGTTATTGTTCAGAAGATTGATAGGTTATCTAGAGATGTTCTTCAGATGGGTTGGATTAGAACTGAACTAGCTCGTAAAGGTTGTGAACTTGTAATTATTGATACTAAGAATGACAATAACGACCCTATGGCTAATCTAATGGAACAGATAGTAACTGCTTTTGCTGATTATGAAAGACAAATGATTAAGTCTAGGATTCAAGCAACAATGGACTTGAAGAAATCCAAAGGTGAGAAGTTAGGTGGAGCTATACCTTTTGGCTTTGATGTTATTGAACAAGATAAGAAGAAGGTATTATTTAAGAATGACGTAGAGCAAAAGGTAGTAGCTTCAATCAAGAGATACAAAAGCAAAGGCTTATCACTTGGAGCAATAGCTAAGAAACTTAATGAACGAGGAATTACTACTAAGAATGGCAAAGAGTTTCAGTCAATGCAAGTTAAGCGAATACTAGATAGGTAA
- a CDS encoding 3'-5' exonuclease, whose translation MEVVLVVLVVCYLIWYYFIRKKPNNTASKKTYSDRDSKKIYRKNQADSFIVLDIETTGLKQETCKIIEIGAIKINNINDKEHQTFHTMIKIDNKLPKKIKDLTGITDSDLEDGITLHEALVSFSEFAKDNVIVAHNAPFDLGFIRHNMKQEGIEFSISKAIDTLELSRDVFPHLKSYKLGALADYIGIDKGNAHRAIDDAKVTLLLYTTCLELLKKK comes from the coding sequence ATGGAAGTAGTATTAGTAGTATTGGTAGTTTGTTATTTGATTTGGTATTACTTCATAAGAAAAAAACCAAACAACACTGCAAGTAAGAAAACGTATAGTGACAGAGATAGTAAGAAAATATATCGTAAGAATCAGGCTGATAGCTTTATTGTATTAGACATTGAAACTACAGGACTAAAGCAAGAAACTTGTAAAATAATTGAGATTGGTGCAATAAAGATAAATAATATAAATGATAAAGAACACCAAACATTCCATACTATGATAAAAATAGACAATAAATTACCAAAGAAAATAAAAGACTTAACTGGTATTACTGATAGTGATTTAGAAGATGGAATAACTCTACATGAGGCCTTAGTAAGCTTTAGTGAATTTGCAAAAGATAATGTAATAGTAGCACATAATGCTCCTTTTGACTTAGGGTTTATTAGACATAACATGAAGCAAGAAGGTATAGAGTTTTCTATAAGCAAGGCTATAGATACACTAGAGCTTTCAAGAGATGTATTTCCTCATTTAAAAAGTTATAAACTTGGAGCTCTTGCAGACTACATAGGTATTGATAAAGGGAATGCTCATAGAGCTATAGATGATGCAAAAGTTACACTCTTACTGTATACAACTTGTTTAGAATTACTTAAGAAGAAGTGA